Part of the Vicinamibacteria bacterium genome is shown below.
GGAGCTCGAGAAGTCCATGCTCGCTCTGGTGGAGGGCCGGGCGGACGTGCTCGTGTCGACCACCATCATCGAGAACGGCCTCGACATCCCCCGCGTCAACACCATCATCGTGAACCGAGCCGACCGCTACGGCCTGGCCCAGCTCTACCAGCTTCGGGGCCGGGTGGGCCGCTCCGACCGCCTGGCTCAGGCCTACCTTCTGGTCCCCCCCGACACCGTGCTCTCGGAGATCGCGCGTAAGCGGCTGGCCGCCATCCGGGAGTTCTCGGACCTGGGGGCGGGCTTCCGCATCGCCGCCCTGGACCTCGAGCTCCGGGGGGCGGGCAACCTGCTGGGGGGCGAGCAGAGCGGCCACATCCAGGCGGTGGGTCTCGACCTCTACGTGAAGCTCCTGGAGCAGACGATCCTGGAGCTGAAGGGCGAGGCCCCCCGGGAGGGGCCCCGAGCCGTGCTGAACATCCGGGCCGATCTCCGCCTCCCACCCACCTACGTCCCCGAGGTCCACCAGCGGATGTCGCTCTACAAGAGGATCAGCCAGGTGCGAAGCGCGGCCGAGATCGACGCCCTCCGGAAGGAGATCCGGGACCGCTACGGGCCGCTGCCCGGCGAGGTGGACGGCCTGCTCGCCTATGCGGGCTTGAAGCTGCGCGCGGAGGCCCTGGGCATCACCCAGGTCGACCTTCTGGAGGGCGTTGTCCATGTCCGTTTCGCGCCCGAGACACTCTTGACGCCGGAGGGCCTCCTGGAGGTCGTCCGCTCGCGGCCCGGGGCTACGCCGTCGCCCCAGGGCCTACGGGCGCCGCTCGCGCCCAACGTGGCCCCCCTCGCGGGCCTGGCCGAGATCCTGGGCCGCCTGGAGTCCGCCCTCCCCCGCACGACTCCCCTATAATGCGATCTGGACGGTACTCATGATGGTCTTGCGGCAGCACCTTCCGATCCTCTTCCTCTTGAGCGCACTGGGCTGCGGCAAGTCCCGCGCGGGTGACCCCGTGATCCTGGCCCTCGGCGACCAGGTGGTGAGGCGGAGCGCCTTCGACCAGCACGTCGCGGAGCTGGAGAAGCGGGGCGGGAACCCCCTGGGGGCGGAGGTGAGGGCCGCGCTGCTCGAGACCTTCCTGGAGGAGCGGGTGGTCGTCCTGGAGGCGCGGGCTCGCGGCCTCCTCGGCCCCAAGGCCACCGCGGACGAGGAGCAGCATGCGGTCCATCGGCTCCTGAGCGAGGCGGGGGCCGCGGCGGCGCCGGTGGGCGACGGGGAGGTGGCCGACTACTACCGCCAGCACGCCACCGAGTTCAAGCGTCCGGAGACGGTGACCCTGCGCCAGATCCTGGTCACCACCCCTAACGAAGCCCGCGACGTGCAGCGGCGCCTGTTGAAGCAGCCAAAGAACTTCGAGACCCTGGCCCGGACCACGTCCCGCGGCCCCGAAGCCCCCGAGGGAGGGCTCATGGGAACCTTCGCGCGGGGTCAGCTCCCCCCCGAGCTGGAGACCCCGGCCTTCGCCCTCCCCGTAGGGGGCATGAGCGAGATTGTGGAGACGACCCTCGGGTATCATGTCCTGAGGGTCGAGGCCCGGGAGGCGGCCCACCAAGAGAGCCTCGAGGAGGCCCAGGGGCGCATTCGCGCCCTCCTCTCCCGCCAGAAATCGGACCAGAAGATCCGCCAATTCGTGTCGGAGCTCCTGGCCCAGGCAAAGGTGAATCATGCCGCGGCAGATCGTCCTCCTGGCCCTTCCTAGCCTGCTCCTGGCCGCGCCCGCCCCCGCGGAGATCCTGGAGCGGATCATCGCCAAGGTGAACGGCGAGATCATCACCCAGTCGGAGTTCCAGTCCCGCCAGCTGGCGGCCGCCCAGGCCGCCCACGTGGACCCGGACAAGGTGGGGGCCTTCCTGCGCGAGAACAACGCCAAGATCTTGCAGGAGTCCATCGACGACATGCTCCTCGTCCAGCGGGCGGGGGACGCCGGCCTGCACATGCGCCCCGAGTACGTCAAAGAGGTGATCGACGGGATCAAGAAGGAGAACAATATCGGCTCCGACGAGCAGCTCCAGGCCCAGCTCCGGCGGGAGGGGATGTCGCTCGACGACCTGAAGCGCAACATAGAGCGCTCCATCCTCCGCCGCCAGATCCTCTCCCGGGACCTGGAGTCCAAAACCACCATCACCGACGCCGAGGCCCGCGCCGACTATGAGGCCCACCCGGCCGACTACCGCCGCCCGGCGAGCGTCCGCCTGCAGGAGATCCTGGTCCGCGGGGAGGGGGGCGACGCCCTGACCAAGGCCAAGGACCTGGCGGCGCGGGCCCGGGGGGGAGAGGACTTCGCGGCCCTGGCCAAGCTCAACTCCGCCGCTCCCAGCAGCGCCGCGGGCGGCGACCTCGGGCGGCTCGTGCGGGGGGAGATGAACCCCGAGCTCGAGAAAGCGGCCTTCGCCCTCGGCCCCGGACAGGTGTCGGACCCCATCCCCGCCGGGGACACGTACCGGATCCTCAAGGTCCTCGAGAAAACCGAGGCCAGTGTGGTTTCCTTCGAGGAGGCCAAGGCCGCCATAAAGCAGCGCCTGACCCAGGGGCGCTGGGACCAGGAGTACACCACCTACCTCGAGGGGCTGCGCAAGAAGGCGATCATCGAAGTCAAGGTCCGCGAGGTGCCCCTCCAGCTCACGGGCCCCGTGCCCTCCGGCCCCCTCCTGGGGGGGGCGGCGGGGACGGAGCCGGGGCCGCCCGGGGCCACCCCGGCCCCTCCCGCGCCCGCTCGCCCCGATAGCGAGATCGTCACCTCCCCCCAGGCCGCCCCCGAGCGCGTGGCCCCACCTCCGGTGGAGAAGGCCCCCGAGAAGAAGAAGGAAGAGGAGCCGAAGCCCGCTCCGCCCCCCCATCCGTGAGCGCTCCTCCACGCGGCGCCCACGGCGGCCGCTTCTTCGAGACCGTCTACGCGGTGGTCCGACGGATCCCCCGGGGCCGGGTGGCCACCTACGGGCAGGTGGCGCTCCTGGCCGGCAGTCCCCGCGGCGCCCGGGCGGTGGGCTGGGCCCTGCGGGCCCTGAACCCGCGATCCGAGCGCAGGGTTCCCTGGCATCGGGTGGTGGGGGCGGCGGGGCGCATCTCGCTCCGGGCCGGGCTCGGGCCCCTGCAGCAGCGGCGGCGCCTGCGCGCGGAGGGCGTACGCTTCCGCGCCGGCTGCGTGGATCTCGCTCACCACGGCCTGCGTCCATGAGCGCCCCCGTTCCCCTCCGCCGCTCGCTCCAGGAGGTCAGCCTCCCCGCCCTCCTCCGCCCCCTCGTACGCCAGAAGCGGACGGGGGTGCTCCGCATGACCCGGGGCGCGATCACCAAGACCGTCTACCTCTCGGAGGGCCGGCTCATCTTCGCCACCTCCGCCGACCCCGACGACCGGCTGGGGGAGCGGCTGCTGGTCAAGGGGCTCATCAGCTACCGCAACTACGAGGACTCCGTGCGGGCCCTGCGCGCGGGAAAACGCCAGGGCACGATCCTGGTGGAGAACGGGGCCATCCGCTCGAAGGACCTGATCGCGGGGGTCACCGAGCAGGTCCAGGAGATCATCTACAGCCTCTTCGCCTGGGAAGAGGGCGAGTGCGAGTTCGTGGAGGGGAGCCTGCCCTCCCGCGAGGTCATCGTGCTCCGCATGTCCACGGGGGACCTGATCCTGGAGGGAATCCGCCGCATCCACTCCTGGAGCCGGATTCGTACAGGGGTGGGGGCTCTGGAGCAGAAGTACGCGCTCAGCGACGACGCCACGACCCTGGTCGGCGGCCTCTCCCTTCCCAAGCTGGAGATGAACCTGGTCGCCACCCTGGACGGGCCGGCCACCCTGGAGGAGATTTGCGCCTCCACCCGCCA
Proteins encoded:
- a CDS encoding peptidyl-prolyl cis-trans isomerase, with the protein product MMVLRQHLPILFLLSALGCGKSRAGDPVILALGDQVVRRSAFDQHVAELEKRGGNPLGAEVRAALLETFLEERVVVLEARARGLLGPKATADEEQHAVHRLLSEAGAAAAPVGDGEVADYYRQHATEFKRPETVTLRQILVTTPNEARDVQRRLLKQPKNFETLARTTSRGPEAPEGGLMGTFARGQLPPELETPAFALPVGGMSEIVETTLGYHVLRVEAREAAHQESLEEAQGRIRALLSRQKSDQKIRQFVSELLAQAKVNHAAADRPPGPS
- a CDS encoding peptidyl-prolyl cis-trans isomerase, whose translation is MPRQIVLLALPSLLLAAPAPAEILERIIAKVNGEIITQSEFQSRQLAAAQAAHVDPDKVGAFLRENNAKILQESIDDMLLVQRAGDAGLHMRPEYVKEVIDGIKKENNIGSDEQLQAQLRREGMSLDDLKRNIERSILRRQILSRDLESKTTITDAEARADYEAHPADYRRPASVRLQEILVRGEGGDALTKAKDLAARARGGEDFAALAKLNSAAPSSAAGGDLGRLVRGEMNPELEKAAFALGPGQVSDPIPAGDTYRILKVLEKTEASVVSFEEAKAAIKQRLTQGRWDQEYTTYLEGLRKKAIIEVKVREVPLQLTGPVPSGPLLGGAAGTEPGPPGATPAPPAPARPDSEIVTSPQAAPERVAPPPVEKAPEKKKEEEPKPAPPPHP
- a CDS encoding MGMT family protein; the protein is MSAPPRGAHGGRFFETVYAVVRRIPRGRVATYGQVALLAGSPRGARAVGWALRALNPRSERRVPWHRVVGAAGRISLRAGLGPLQQRRRLRAEGVRFRAGCVDLAHHGLRP
- a CDS encoding DUF4388 domain-containing protein; its protein translation is MSAPVPLRRSLQEVSLPALLRPLVRQKRTGVLRMTRGAITKTVYLSEGRLIFATSADPDDRLGERLLVKGLISYRNYEDSVRALRAGKRQGTILVENGAIRSKDLIAGVTEQVQEIIYSLFAWEEGECEFVEGSLPSREVIVLRMSTGDLILEGIRRIHSWSRIRTGVGALEQKYALSDDATTLVGGLSLPKLEMNLVATLDGPATLEEICASTRQSDFLVCRAVWGLWAAGVLDRVPQDAEAPREKIREDTKPHAEKTRGASVGREIELFNQLHRLLSDLVTYELREQAPAFLESALVRARGEHEALFGGVNVDRNGELDAVALRRNIVSREVASYLRGLGRLFEIELSLIRESLGARKAGIIEDGLRSLREQQKQREGI